One Citrobacter amalonaticus genomic window carries:
- the bioD gene encoding dethiobiotin synthase: MTKRYFVTGTDTEVGKTVASCALLQAARSLGYRTAGYKPVASGSDMTPEGLRNSDALALQRNSSLTLDYAAVNPYTFAEPTSPHIISADEGKPIRADVMSDGLRALDAQAEWLLVEGAGGWFTPLADDFTFADWVQRERLPVILVVGVKLGCINHAMLTAQAVQQAGLPLVGWVANDVTPPGKRHHEYLATLTRAIPAPLLGEIPWLAAGAENTATGQYLDLALLTGE; encoded by the coding sequence GTGACTAAACGTTATTTTGTCACCGGTACCGATACGGAAGTCGGTAAAACCGTCGCCAGCTGCGCGTTGCTACAGGCGGCGCGCAGTCTGGGTTATCGGACGGCTGGCTATAAACCTGTCGCATCAGGCAGTGACATGACGCCAGAAGGACTTCGCAACAGTGACGCCCTGGCGCTTCAGCGCAACAGCAGTCTGACGCTGGACTACGCGGCGGTGAATCCCTACACCTTCGCGGAACCCACCTCACCGCATATCATCAGCGCCGATGAAGGAAAGCCGATTCGTGCTGACGTGATGTCAGACGGACTGCGCGCGCTGGACGCGCAGGCGGAGTGGCTGCTGGTGGAAGGCGCTGGCGGCTGGTTTACCCCGCTTGCGGACGATTTTACCTTCGCCGACTGGGTGCAGCGCGAGCGCTTACCGGTGATCCTGGTCGTCGGCGTGAAGCTGGGGTGTATAAACCATGCCATGCTGACAGCGCAGGCGGTACAGCAGGCAGGACTTCCGCTTGTCGGGTGGGTGGCGAATGACGTCACGCCGCCGGGAAAACGTCATCATGAGTATCTGGCGACGCTTACGCGGGCCATCCCTGCGCCATTGTTAGGCGAAATCCCGTGGCTGGCGGCAGGAGCCGAAAATACGGCCACAGGACAATATCTGGATCTCGCTTTACTCACGGGTGAGTAA